Proteins co-encoded in one Haloarcula pelagica genomic window:
- a CDS encoding proteasome assembly chaperone family protein yields the protein MDEYDVETVADPDLTDPVLVEGLPGVGHVGKLAAEHLLEELESELVRKVYSTHFPPQVSIDEGRAELAAAEFYAVTPEDGRDMLVLSGNHQAQDTEGHYGLTDTFLDVADEFGVEEVFALGGVPTGELIEEYDVLGATTTDEFAETLTDAGVEFRDDEPAGGIVGVSGLLLGLGKRRGFPAACLMGETSGYLVDPKSAQAVLEVLQTVVGFEVDFATLEERADEMEEVVRKIQEMEQQNAPSPSDEDLRYIG from the coding sequence ATGGACGAATACGATGTCGAGACCGTCGCCGACCCCGACCTGACGGACCCCGTGCTGGTCGAGGGGCTCCCCGGTGTCGGCCACGTGGGCAAACTCGCCGCAGAGCACCTGCTGGAGGAACTCGAAAGCGAGCTCGTGCGGAAGGTCTACTCTACGCACTTCCCGCCGCAGGTCAGCATCGACGAGGGGCGTGCCGAACTGGCCGCCGCGGAGTTCTACGCCGTCACGCCCGAAGACGGCCGGGACATGCTCGTCCTCTCGGGGAACCACCAGGCACAGGACACCGAGGGCCACTACGGGCTGACCGACACGTTCCTCGATGTCGCCGACGAGTTCGGCGTCGAGGAAGTGTTCGCGCTCGGGGGCGTCCCGACGGGCGAACTCATCGAGGAGTACGACGTGTTGGGGGCGACGACGACCGACGAGTTCGCAGAGACGCTCACCGACGCCGGCGTCGAGTTCCGCGACGACGAACCAGCGGGCGGGATCGTCGGCGTCTCCGGACTCCTCCTGGGGCTGGGCAAGCGCCGTGGGTTCCCCGCTGCGTGTCTGATGGGCGAGACCTCCGGCTATCTGGTCGACCCCAAGAGCGCGCAGGCGGTACTCGAAGTGCTCCAGACCGTCGTCGGCTTCGAAGTCGACTTCGCGACCCTGGAGGAGCGGGCCGACGAGATGGAGGAGGTCGTCCGAAAGATCCAGGAGATGGAACAGCAAAACGCTCCGTCTCCGTCCGACGAGGACCTGCGCTACATCGGCTAG
- a CDS encoding RNA-protein complex protein Nop10, producing the protein MKSDIHVCSAWEREHDRPVYTFGDTCPDCGAEAVNSAPAPFDPSDPHGPYRRSLKRRRRE; encoded by the coding sequence GTGAAATCGGATATCCACGTCTGTTCGGCCTGGGAGCGCGAACACGACCGCCCGGTGTACACGTTCGGTGACACCTGTCCCGACTGCGGGGCCGAGGCGGTCAACAGCGCTCCGGCGCCGTTCGATCCGTCGGACCCGCATGGTCCGTATCGACGTTCTCTTAAGCGGCGCCGCCGAGAATAG
- a CDS encoding translation initiation factor IF-2 subunit alpha, translating into MKYSGWPEPSELVVGKVDEIEDFGVFVDLEEYEGKRGLCHISEVASGWIKNVRDHVNEGQTVVAKVLDVDESAQQIDLSIKDVNDHQRKEKIQEWKNEQKADNWMELAFGEDIDDERYSAVANALLAEFGSLYDGFEAAAIHGEEALEATDLADEEVEAIVGTARDNVSVPYVNVTGYVDLEVPDHDGVDIIKEALQAAEGNGEVPDEIELEVTYVGSPEYRIQVQAPDYKTAEGALEDSAARASHVVEDHGGTALFHRERHEDDE; encoded by the coding sequence ATGAAGTACAGCGGCTGGCCCGAACCGAGCGAACTCGTCGTCGGCAAGGTCGACGAGATCGAGGACTTCGGCGTGTTCGTCGACCTCGAAGAGTACGAGGGCAAGCGCGGCCTCTGTCACATCTCCGAGGTCGCCAGCGGCTGGATCAAGAACGTCCGCGATCACGTCAACGAGGGCCAAACCGTCGTCGCCAAAGTGCTTGATGTCGACGAGAGCGCCCAGCAGATCGACCTCTCGATCAAGGACGTGAACGACCACCAGCGCAAGGAGAAGATCCAGGAGTGGAAAAACGAGCAGAAGGCCGACAACTGGATGGAACTGGCCTTCGGCGAGGACATCGACGACGAGCGCTACAGCGCCGTCGCCAACGCCCTGCTCGCGGAGTTCGGCTCGCTGTACGACGGCTTCGAGGCCGCCGCCATCCACGGCGAGGAGGCGCTCGAAGCGACGGACCTGGCCGACGAGGAGGTCGAGGCTATCGTCGGCACCGCTCGCGACAACGTCTCGGTGCCCTACGTCAACGTCACCGGCTACGTCGACCTGGAAGTGCCGGATCACGACGGCGTCGACATCATCAAGGAGGCACTGCAGGCCGCCGAGGGCAACGGCGAAGTGCCCGACGAGATCGAACTCGAAGTCACCTACGTCGGGTCACCGGAGTACCGTATCCAGGTGCAAGCGCCCGACTACAAGACCGCCGAGGGCGCGCTCGAAGACAGCGCGGCCCGTGCCAGCCACGTCGTCGAGGACCACGGCGGAACCGCGCTGTTCCACCGTGAGCGCCACGAAGACGACGAGTAG
- a CDS encoding 30S ribosomal protein S27e has product MAGSFVTVACPDCENEQTIFEKAASEVSCAVCGHTLAHPTGGKADIEGEVTAVVEAR; this is encoded by the coding sequence ATGGCAGGAAGTTTCGTCACCGTCGCCTGTCCGGACTGCGAGAACGAACAGACCATCTTCGAGAAGGCGGCCTCCGAGGTCTCCTGTGCCGTCTGTGGCCACACGCTGGCCCACCCGACCGGCGGGAAGGCCGACATCGAAGGTGAAGTGACCGCCGTCGTCGAGGCACGATAG
- a CDS encoding 50S ribosomal protein L44e: MEMPRRFNTYCPHCHAHNEHEVEKVRSGRSSGMKKVNDRQRKRRGTGIGNKGKFSKVPGGDKPTKKTDLKYICSDCGNAHLREGWRAGRLEFQE, encoded by the coding sequence ATGGAGATGCCGCGACGCTTCAACACGTACTGTCCGCATTGTCACGCACACAACGAGCACGAGGTCGAGAAGGTCCGCTCCGGTCGCTCGTCGGGGATGAAGAAGGTCAACGACCGCCAGCGCAAGCGGCGTGGGACCGGTATCGGGAACAAAGGTAAGTTCTCGAAGGTCCCCGGTGGGGACAAGCCCACGAAGAAGACCGACCTCAAGTACATCTGTTCGGACTGTGGCAACGCCCACCTCCGCGAGGGATGGCGTGCCGGCCGACTGGAGTTCCAGGAGTAA
- a CDS encoding HAH_0734 family protein, protein MKKLIVHGDAGFRKGGRIEYDDEEYEVFAVARQGEWHGPDRPQLWCTVGKAHEEETFKKQDYIPMHLDTEDIDAEAVTVIREKAPPSAES, encoded by the coding sequence ATGAAGAAACTCATCGTCCACGGGGACGCCGGCTTCCGGAAGGGCGGCCGCATCGAGTACGACGACGAGGAGTACGAGGTGTTCGCCGTCGCTCGACAGGGCGAGTGGCACGGTCCCGACCGCCCCCAGCTGTGGTGTACGGTGGGCAAGGCCCACGAGGAGGAGACGTTCAAGAAGCAGGACTACATCCCGATGCACCTAGATACCGAGGACATCGACGCCGAAGCAGTCACCGTCATCCGCGAGAAGGCACCGCCCAGCGCCGAGAGCTAA
- a CDS encoding DUF2298 domain-containing protein — translation MEFALVATWLALYLLLLYAGATAATALFPRFADEGTAFGVPVALSVLWLVVYVVGRLSLTVGVWLGLAVLLAVTVAATYRGWAVDGRTYAEVAAVFSLAFLFVVWIRAVDPGIVPIGGEKFLDFGLLQSLLRAETIPPEDMWFAGEPVAYYYGGHLLAATLARLTGTAGEYAYNLALAGFYATLVTAAYGLAGAVAADRDLPRRLSAGLAAFFVGFASNLSTPAKFLVWLLPGSLSGPLVDAAGGELGGLAAGPASFSYWDASRVIQDDPADFAAYEPAIAPVIDEFPLFSWLNGDLHAHMMSTGFLLLAAALCFSYYQTPAAERRRRLALLFGALPAVGGIVAVTNTWSFPSVAGLTMLTVAVAPAPPTTLLPERYARQARVDGVGGELVRIGAALAVAVLVLAFGLLWSLPFWLGPASGRELAILPDRSSLVELLAVHGPFVLPFGLYLFARVAGTLSDARSRLAAAAAAVGVVAGAAALDIAAVGLIGPLLVGAWLLARGPTLSERFDGVPALADGGDRPVGFEAVLILAGAGLVLLVEFVFVRENIGRMNTVFKTYMQVWILWGVAVGPVLCWLLVRWRPAWPSSARARTGAAIGVRAFVALLVVSTSLYGAFALSNHADRAGELTLNGRAYVDDAHPQEAAAIRWLDDREGQPTIVTAAPAGYQWAPADGKGASAPASLTGLPTVAGWYHEAQYRNNTVYQQRVSDVETIYTGNRSAQQRLVSKYNVTYVYVGPAERNRYGTVTIGELPGATVAKETGGVTIYRVDQDR, via the coding sequence ATGGAGTTTGCGCTCGTCGCCACGTGGCTCGCCCTGTATCTCCTCTTGCTCTATGCGGGGGCGACGGCCGCGACGGCCCTGTTCCCGCGCTTTGCCGACGAGGGGACCGCGTTCGGCGTTCCGGTCGCGCTCTCGGTCCTGTGGCTCGTCGTCTACGTCGTCGGCCGGCTCTCCCTGACGGTGGGCGTCTGGCTCGGACTCGCCGTCCTGCTCGCGGTGACCGTCGCCGCGACCTACCGCGGGTGGGCCGTCGACGGTCGGACCTACGCGGAGGTGGCCGCTGTCTTCTCGCTCGCGTTCCTGTTCGTCGTCTGGATCCGGGCCGTCGATCCCGGGATCGTCCCCATCGGGGGCGAGAAGTTCCTCGACTTCGGACTCCTGCAGTCGCTCCTGCGGGCCGAGACGATCCCGCCCGAAGACATGTGGTTCGCGGGCGAACCGGTCGCGTACTACTACGGCGGTCACCTCCTGGCCGCGACGCTCGCCCGGCTGACCGGCACCGCCGGCGAGTACGCCTACAACCTCGCGCTGGCCGGGTTCTACGCCACGCTCGTGACCGCTGCCTACGGGCTCGCCGGGGCAGTCGCCGCCGACCGCGACCTCCCGCGCCGACTCTCGGCCGGCCTCGCTGCGTTCTTCGTCGGGTTCGCCAGCAACCTCTCGACGCCGGCGAAGTTCCTCGTCTGGCTCTTGCCCGGCTCGCTCTCCGGGCCGCTCGTGGACGCGGCGGGGGGCGAACTCGGCGGGCTTGCGGCCGGCCCGGCGTCGTTCAGTTACTGGGACGCGAGCCGCGTGATCCAGGACGACCCGGCCGACTTCGCGGCATACGAACCCGCGATCGCGCCCGTCATCGACGAGTTTCCGCTGTTCTCCTGGCTCAACGGCGACCTCCACGCCCACATGATGAGCACGGGCTTTCTCCTGCTTGCGGCCGCGCTGTGTTTCAGCTACTACCAGACTCCGGCCGCCGAACGCCGCCGTCGGCTCGCGCTCCTGTTCGGCGCGCTCCCGGCGGTCGGCGGCATCGTCGCGGTGACGAACACCTGGTCGTTCCCGTCGGTGGCCGGCCTCACGATGCTGACCGTCGCCGTCGCGCCGGCACCGCCGACGACGTTGCTGCCCGAGCGGTACGCCCGACAGGCCCGTGTCGACGGCGTCGGAGGCGAACTCGTCCGTATCGGCGCGGCACTGGCGGTCGCAGTGCTCGTCCTCGCGTTCGGGCTACTCTGGTCGCTCCCGTTCTGGCTCGGCCCGGCCAGCGGTCGCGAACTGGCGATCCTGCCCGACCGGAGTTCGCTCGTGGAACTGCTTGCGGTTCACGGCCCGTTCGTGCTCCCGTTCGGGCTGTACCTGTTCGCCCGCGTCGCGGGGACGCTGTCGGACGCCCGGTCGCGGCTGGCGGCGGCCGCTGCCGCCGTCGGCGTCGTCGCCGGCGCGGCGGCCCTCGACATCGCTGCCGTCGGCCTGATCGGCCCACTGCTCGTGGGCGCCTGGCTGCTGGCCCGCGGGCCGACGCTCTCCGAGCGGTTCGACGGCGTCCCCGCGCTGGCCGACGGCGGGGACCGCCCCGTCGGCTTTGAAGCCGTGCTGATCCTGGCTGGGGCGGGCCTCGTCCTGCTCGTCGAGTTCGTCTTCGTCCGGGAGAACATCGGCCGGATGAACACCGTGTTCAAGACCTACATGCAGGTGTGGATCCTCTGGGGGGTCGCCGTCGGCCCCGTGTTGTGCTGGCTCCTGGTCCGCTGGCGACCCGCGTGGCCGTCTTCGGCCCGGGCACGAACCGGCGCTGCCATCGGCGTGCGAGCGTTCGTCGCGCTGCTGGTCGTCTCCACCTCGCTGTACGGCGCGTTCGCGCTGTCGAACCACGCCGACCGGGCCGGCGAGCTGACGCTGAACGGGCGGGCGTACGTCGACGACGCCCACCCCCAGGAGGCGGCGGCGATCCGCTGGCTGGACGACCGGGAGGGCCAGCCGACCATCGTCACCGCCGCCCCGGCGGGCTACCAGTGGGCACCGGCCGACGGGAAGGGCGCCAGCGCGCCGGCGAGCCTGACCGGCCTCCCGACGGTCGCGGGGTGGTACCACGAAGCGCAGTACCGGAACAACACGGTCTATCAGCAGCGGGTCAGCGATGTCGAGACGATCTACACGGGCAACCGGAGCGCACAGCAACGGCTCGTCTCGAAGTACAATGTCACGTACGTCTACGTCGGGCCGGCCGAGCGCAACCGCTACGGAACGGTGACTATCGGGGAACTCCCGGGTGCGACGGTGGCGAAAGAAACCGGCGGCGTGACGATCTATCGCGTCGACCAGGACCGTTAG
- a CDS encoding glycosyltransferase, with the protein MSPTVGVVVPAYRPDVAQLRRYVQAIDDTLSPTTILVELDAPKRGVPERLADLPARVESVPYRRGKGAAITAGFERLETDILVFADADGSTPVESLQAVVDPVLDGSADLSVGSRRHPDATVASHQTRARRFLGDGFAWLAGQLLSVRLYDYQCGAKAIDADAWERVRAHLYEPGFAWDVELVAMAGALDQRVTEVPIEWEDKPGSTVSPVRTSVALFRALLAARHRAKQLRDSTLHTAIAARREEPTALVKRDR; encoded by the coding sequence ATGTCGCCGACCGTCGGTGTCGTCGTCCCCGCCTACCGGCCCGACGTAGCCCAGCTCCGGCGCTACGTCCAGGCGATCGACGACACGCTCTCGCCGACGACGATCCTGGTCGAACTCGACGCTCCGAAACGCGGCGTCCCGGAACGGCTCGCAGACCTCCCCGCCCGCGTCGAATCGGTCCCCTACCGCCGCGGGAAAGGCGCGGCGATCACCGCCGGCTTCGAGCGGCTGGAGACCGACATCCTCGTGTTCGCCGACGCCGACGGCTCGACGCCGGTCGAGTCGCTCCAGGCAGTCGTCGATCCCGTACTGGACGGGTCGGCGGACCTCTCCGTCGGGTCGCGGCGTCACCCGGACGCGACCGTCGCCAGCCACCAGACCCGCGCCCGCCGGTTCCTCGGTGACGGGTTCGCCTGGCTGGCCGGCCAGCTGCTCAGCGTCCGGCTGTACGACTACCAGTGCGGTGCGAAAGCGATCGACGCCGACGCCTGGGAGCGCGTGCGTGCCCACCTCTACGAACCGGGGTTCGCCTGGGATGTCGAACTGGTGGCGATGGCGGGTGCGCTCGATCAGCGCGTGACGGAGGTGCCGATCGAGTGGGAGGACAAACCCGGCTCGACAGTCTCGCCGGTTCGGACCTCGGTCGCTCTGTTTCGCGCGCTGCTCGCCGCCCGCCACCGCGCGAAACAGCTCCGGGATAGCACGCTCCACACGGCGATCGCTGCCCGCCGTGAGGAACCGACCGCGCTCGTCAAACGCGACCGATGA
- a CDS encoding GtrA family protein: MTPPEDRLRQAVPDRFESLVSGVRFGQFVSVGVVGAACDTTVLLVLTEVFGVLPELATLAGIETAILVMFAINERWTFADEGDPESLPRRLLRSHVVRAGGSTTQFLVFVVIYRLLFVPLSVAGIDLWILVAKGGGIGLGMLVNYVFESIFTWQVHHEE, from the coding sequence ATGACACCGCCCGAAGACCGTCTCCGTCAGGCCGTCCCCGACAGGTTCGAGTCGCTCGTCTCGGGCGTGCGGTTCGGCCAGTTCGTCTCGGTCGGCGTCGTCGGCGCAGCGTGTGACACTACCGTCCTGCTCGTCCTGACCGAGGTGTTCGGCGTCCTCCCAGAACTGGCGACGCTCGCGGGGATCGAGACGGCGATCCTGGTCATGTTCGCGATCAACGAGCGCTGGACCTTCGCCGACGAGGGGGACCCGGAGTCGCTGCCGCGGCGCTTGCTCCGCTCACACGTCGTCCGTGCCGGCGGCTCGACGACGCAGTTTCTCGTCTTCGTCGTCATCTACCGGTTACTGTTCGTCCCCCTGTCTGTCGCCGGGATCGACCTCTGGATTCTCGTCGCCAAGGGAGGCGGGATCGGGCTCGGGATGCTCGTCAACTACGTCTTCGAGAGCATCTTCACCTGGCAGGTCCATCACGAGGAGTAG
- the hpt gene encoding hypoxanthine/guanine phosphoribosyltransferase — protein sequence MDKLKASLLEAPIIEKDGYHYFVHPISDGVPMLRPELLREIVIKIIRKAEIDGVDKIVTPAAMGIHLSTAVSLMTDIPLVVVRKRQYGLDGEVSLSQVTGYSESEMYVNDVYEGDRVLVLDDVLSTGGTLAALTGALEDIGADICDVVCVIKKEDGPNKLDEAGYDAKTLINVTVEDGEVVVVDENGDG from the coding sequence ATGGACAAGCTGAAAGCGTCGTTGCTTGAGGCACCGATCATCGAGAAGGACGGCTACCACTACTTCGTCCACCCGATCAGCGACGGCGTGCCGATGTTGCGCCCCGAACTCCTCCGGGAGATAGTCATCAAGATCATCCGCAAAGCCGAGATCGACGGCGTCGACAAGATCGTCACGCCCGCCGCCATGGGTATCCACCTCTCGACCGCGGTCTCGCTGATGACCGACATCCCCCTCGTGGTCGTCCGCAAGCGACAGTACGGCCTCGACGGCGAAGTGTCGCTCTCGCAGGTCACCGGCTACTCCGAGAGCGAGATGTACGTCAACGACGTGTACGAGGGCGACCGCGTCCTCGTGCTCGACGACGTGCTCTCGACGGGCGGCACGCTCGCGGCGCTGACCGGCGCGCTGGAGGACATCGGCGCCGACATCTGCGATGTCGTCTGCGTCATCAAGAAAGAGGACGGGCCGAACAAACTCGACGAGGCCGGCTACGACGCCAAGACGCTCATCAACGTCACCGTCGAGGACGGCGAAGTCGTCGTCGTCGACGAGAACGGCGACGGCTGA
- a CDS encoding type IV pilin N-terminal domain-containing protein has product MDLKQLFNDDDAVSPVIGVILMVAITVILAAVIASFVLGLGDQTQSATPQASFSFDYDTGSPNSLSVTHDGGDTIQASELYVRGQVASGTNVDAAWSDLSSITEVSAGQGITIDGTSGSVGSAPDGTYDIRIVYEAAEGDSSATLGQDSGPNA; this is encoded by the coding sequence ATGGATCTGAAACAACTGTTCAACGACGACGACGCGGTCTCACCGGTCATCGGGGTCATCCTGATGGTCGCGATCACGGTCATCCTGGCGGCAGTCATCGCCTCGTTCGTGCTTGGACTGGGCGACCAGACACAGAGCGCGACGCCGCAGGCGAGTTTCTCGTTCGACTACGACACCGGCAGCCCGAACTCACTGAGTGTCACCCACGACGGTGGTGACACCATCCAGGCGAGTGAACTGTACGTGCGTGGGCAGGTCGCCTCGGGGACGAATGTCGACGCGGCTTGGAGTGACCTCAGTAGTATCACTGAAGTGAGTGCCGGGCAGGGTATTACCATCGACGGAACTTCGGGTTCAGTTGGTTCGGCTCCCGACGGCACCTACGACATCCGGATCGTCTACGAAGCGGCCGAAGGTGACAGTTCCGCGACCCTCGGGCAGGACTCCGGGCCGAACGCGTAA
- a CDS encoding type IV pilin N-terminal domain-containing protein — protein MDLKQLFTDDDAVSPVIGVILMVAITVILAAVTASFVLGLGDQQQRTTPQASFTFDFEEDVSGSSADEGVLEITHDGGDTLSGASIYLRGSGWVDTSSSWSAPATNSVDIDDTNADDDWDTAVGGQTEIAAGNSINAGVTDAYNVRVVYEPPEGDTSATLGRDSGPEAN, from the coding sequence ATGGATCTGAAACAACTGTTCACCGACGACGACGCGGTGTCGCCGGTCATCGGAGTCATCCTGATGGTCGCGATCACCGTCATCCTGGCGGCGGTCACCGCGTCGTTCGTCCTCGGGTTGGGGGACCAGCAGCAGCGAACGACACCACAGGCGAGCTTCACGTTCGACTTCGAGGAAGATGTCTCGGGCAGCAGCGCCGACGAGGGTGTCTTGGAGATCACTCACGACGGCGGTGACACCCTCTCCGGGGCGAGCATCTACCTCCGCGGGAGCGGTTGGGTCGACACGTCGTCCAGTTGGAGCGCCCCGGCAACTAACTCGGTCGACATCGACGACACCAACGCGGACGACGACTGGGACACCGCCGTCGGTGGGCAGACCGAAATCGCGGCGGGGAACTCGATCAACGCCGGCGTCACGGACGCGTACAACGTCCGCGTCGTCTACGAACCCCCGGAGGGAGACACGTCCGCGACGCTCGGGCGGGATTCCGGTCCCGAAGCGAACTGA
- a CDS encoding DUF7344 domain-containing protein, translating into MSNQAMQMRDADDSLSKGEIFDVLQNERRRHTLQYLRENRGPVDLGDLASHVAAMEYDCESTDVSSAQRKRVYTTLQQTHLPRLDEAGIVEYDSDDNLISTTPQTQELTVYLEIVSAGEFPWREYYLSLSAVSLAVVTVLWVGVYPFTLIPPLVWTTLITVVFALSAGYHTYAGREMTLSEYMSNQRENR; encoded by the coding sequence ATGAGCAACCAGGCGATGCAGATGCGCGACGCTGACGACTCGCTCTCGAAAGGCGAGATCTTCGACGTGCTCCAGAACGAGCGCCGACGGCACACGCTCCAGTACCTCCGGGAGAACCGGGGACCTGTCGACCTCGGCGACCTGGCGTCCCACGTCGCAGCGATGGAGTACGACTGTGAGTCCACCGATGTCTCCAGCGCACAGCGCAAACGAGTGTACACGACACTCCAGCAAACACACCTCCCACGGCTGGACGAGGCAGGAATCGTCGAGTACGACAGCGACGACAACCTCATCTCGACCACTCCACAGACCCAGGAGCTAACGGTGTATCTGGAGATCGTCTCGGCCGGTGAGTTTCCCTGGCGAGAGTACTACCTCTCGCTGAGCGCCGTCAGTCTCGCAGTGGTGACCGTCCTCTGGGTCGGCGTGTATCCGTTCACACTCATCCCGCCGCTGGTCTGGACGACGCTGATTACCGTCGTGTTCGCGCTCTCGGCCGGCTACCACACGTACGCCGGTCGGGAGATGACCCTCAGCGAGTACATGTCGAACCAGCGCGAAAACCGGTAG
- a CDS encoding type IV pilin N-terminal domain-containing protein has protein sequence MRVPDKAQLMKLKQLFDDDNAVSPVIGVILMVAITVILAAVIATFVLGLGDQVSNTAPQATFSFDYEAGAGNGNGDGSLTVVHDGGDSIVASELFLRGSTATGTNTYTGSWDQVNNSNSGLGQTSEVRAGTSVSTQVGSGDTVRIVYQSSDGGNSATLGRWTGPNA, from the coding sequence GTGCGCGTGCCGGACAAGGCGCAACTCATGAAACTCAAACAACTCTTCGACGACGACAATGCGGTGTCCCCGGTCATCGGTGTCATCCTGATGGTCGCGATTACCGTCATCCTCGCCGCAGTGATCGCAACGTTCGTCCTCGGTCTCGGTGACCAGGTCAGCAACACGGCTCCACAGGCCACGTTTAGCTTCGACTACGAGGCTGGCGCAGGCAACGGTAACGGCGATGGGTCGTTGACGGTCGTCCACGACGGCGGTGACTCGATCGTCGCGTCCGAGCTCTTCCTCCGTGGCTCGACTGCGACTGGCACTAACACCTATACTGGCAGCTGGGACCAGGTGAATAATAGCAATAGCGGTTTAGGACAAACTAGTGAAGTTAGAGCCGGGACGAGCGTATCCACTCAGGTCGGCTCCGGCGACACTGTCCGAATCGTCTACCAGTCCAGTGACGGCGGCAACTCTGCGACCCTCGGCCGGTGGACCGGTCCGAACGCATAA